From Citricoccus sp. SGAir0253, a single genomic window includes:
- a CDS encoding RNA polymerase-binding protein RbpA, with protein sequence MSDRSLRGMRLGAQSMESEAGVEPAPRQRVEYRTEDGEQVFVIFATDAEIPPTWTSKTGKEAFLVDGEKPDESDAKPVRTHWDMLLERRSIEELEETLEGQLNKLRERRGEKTGG encoded by the coding sequence ATGAGCGATCGCAGCCTGCGGGGCATGCGCTTGGGCGCCCAGTCCATGGAGTCCGAGGCGGGAGTGGAGCCCGCTCCGCGCCAGCGGGTGGAGTACCGCACCGAGGACGGCGAGCAGGTCTTCGTGATCTTCGCCACCGACGCGGAGATCCCCCCGACCTGGACCTCGAAGACCGGCAAGGAGGCGTTCCTGGTCGACGGCGAGAAGCCGGACGAGAGCGACGCCAAGCCGGTCCGCACCCACTGGGACATGCTGCTGGAGCGCCGCAGCATCGAGGAGCTCGAGGAGACCCTCGAGGGCCAGCTCAACAAGCTGCGCGAACGCCGCGGCGAGAAGACGGGCGGCTGA
- a CDS encoding polyprenol monophosphomannose synthase: MRTLTIIPTYNEIESLPRTLDRLRVAVPESDVLVVDDASPDDTGEWADRAAASDPQVHVLHRTQKNGLGGAYIAGFHWGLERGYDVLVEMDADGSHQPEQLPRLLEAVDGADLVIGSRRVPGGKMVNWPAHRKLISACGSLYPRIMLGLKLTDVTAGYRAYRADTLRAIDLDDVQSKGYGFQVDMTFRTARLGKRIVEVPITFVEREYGESKMSGNIVTEAVASVTRWGLAARWSILKGRLGL, from the coding sequence ATGCGCACGCTCACGATCATCCCCACGTACAACGAGATCGAGTCCCTGCCCCGCACGCTCGACCGGCTGCGCGTGGCCGTGCCGGAGTCCGACGTGCTCGTGGTGGACGACGCCTCGCCGGACGACACGGGGGAGTGGGCCGACCGCGCGGCCGCCTCCGACCCCCAGGTCCACGTGCTGCACCGGACCCAGAAGAACGGCCTCGGCGGGGCGTACATCGCCGGGTTCCACTGGGGGCTCGAGCGCGGCTACGACGTGCTCGTGGAGATGGACGCGGACGGCTCGCACCAGCCCGAGCAGCTGCCGCGCCTGCTCGAGGCCGTGGACGGGGCCGACCTCGTCATCGGCTCCCGCCGGGTGCCCGGGGGCAAGATGGTCAACTGGCCGGCCCACCGCAAGCTGATCTCCGCGTGCGGCTCGCTGTACCCGCGCATCATGCTCGGCCTGAAGCTCACCGACGTCACGGCGGGCTACCGCGCCTACCGCGCGGACACCCTCCGCGCGATCGACCTCGACGACGTCCAGTCCAAGGGGTACGGCTTCCAGGTGGACATGACCTTCCGCACCGCCCGGCTCGGCAAGCGCATCGTGGAGGTGCCGATCACCTTCGTGGAGCGCGAGTACGGGGAGTCCAAGATGAGCGGGAACATCGTCACCGAGGCGGTCGCCTCCGTGACGCGCTGGGGCCTGGCCGCCCGCTGGTCGATCCTGAAGGGCCGGCTGGGCCTCTGA
- a CDS encoding S9 family peptidase — MRPEQLDLITTTGVPTLTPDGRRLVVATTRPDFATDGYTGQLWLVATDRSAPPRRLTRGYRDSSPRVSPDGRLVAFLRAPAPGSGDGGSPADSAPQLAILPLAGGEARVVTDRPLGVRQFNWSPDSAWIVFSAPVPEPGRYGTLADVGPGQEDPRLLTGPDHRVNGRGYTVDQRAQLFELPVPDADAEPVFAPRGRAVAPAGEDVGRAGSTARHDAAVPPARQLTGGEREATDPVYAADCRHVFFTTTPAAGSGLDLRTAVAMVDARTADPAHPDDGAVRLVAGGTAAEVSFSAPCVSRNGEWLYLQGVRLGATGLEFVAANTGVHAVPAPTAVRDATTGWERPAPTLEPRLLTDPESMDCSAGPLQPSGQDNVLALAEHRGRTVLVWMSHHGHPEVLVDGRGEVRGASEAGGTLAVSYTTEQSPGVVGLQHRGTGLTALFDPNASWREELAPVAGREREYPVDGGAVHGWVFVPPGPGPHPVLLTVHGGPYAQYTWSWFDETQVLVAAGYAVVMCNPRGSNGYGAAHGAAIRGRLGTVDREDLLGFLDGALAEFGAAGTGELDGQRLGIMGGSYGGYMSAWITAHDHRFTAAIVERGFLDPDSALGSSDIGWFFTPQYFGTDPEQVRAQNPMRHVDGVRTPTLVIHSEQDLRCPIEHAQRYYQGLWARGVEAELLVFPGEDHELSRSGTPWHRRARFEHVLRWWDRHLPVDRRRG, encoded by the coding sequence ATGCGACCAGAGCAGCTCGACCTCATCACGACGACCGGCGTGCCCACCCTCACCCCGGACGGGCGCCGCCTCGTGGTGGCCACCACGAGGCCGGACTTCGCCACGGACGGCTACACCGGCCAGCTGTGGCTCGTCGCCACGGACCGTTCCGCGCCGCCGCGGCGGCTCACCCGCGGCTACCGGGACTCGTCCCCCCGCGTCTCCCCGGACGGACGCCTCGTGGCCTTCCTGCGCGCGCCGGCCCCCGGCTCCGGCGACGGCGGCTCCCCGGCGGACTCGGCGCCCCAGCTCGCGATCCTGCCCCTGGCCGGTGGCGAGGCGCGCGTGGTCACCGACCGCCCCCTCGGCGTCAGGCAGTTCAACTGGTCGCCGGACTCGGCCTGGATCGTGTTCAGCGCCCCCGTCCCGGAGCCGGGCCGCTACGGCACCCTGGCCGACGTGGGGCCCGGGCAGGAGGACCCGCGGCTGCTCACGGGCCCGGACCACCGCGTCAACGGCCGCGGCTACACCGTGGACCAGCGCGCCCAGCTGTTCGAGCTCCCGGTGCCGGACGCCGACGCCGAGCCCGTGTTCGCCCCGCGCGGCCGTGCCGTGGCGCCGGCCGGCGAGGACGTCGGCCGCGCCGGCAGCACGGCCCGGCACGACGCGGCCGTGCCGCCCGCCCGGCAGCTCACCGGCGGCGAGCGGGAGGCCACCGACCCGGTGTACGCCGCGGACTGCCGCCACGTCTTCTTCACCACCACCCCGGCGGCCGGGTCCGGACTGGACCTGCGCACCGCCGTCGCGATGGTGGACGCCCGGACCGCGGACCCGGCGCACCCCGACGACGGCGCGGTCCGCCTCGTGGCCGGCGGCACCGCCGCGGAGGTGTCCTTCTCGGCGCCGTGCGTGTCCCGCAACGGCGAGTGGCTGTACCTGCAGGGGGTGCGCCTGGGCGCGACCGGGCTGGAGTTCGTGGCCGCCAACACGGGAGTCCACGCCGTGCCGGCGCCCACCGCCGTGCGGGACGCGACCACGGGCTGGGAGCGCCCGGCGCCCACCCTCGAGCCCCGCCTGCTCACGGACCCGGAGTCGATGGACTGCTCCGCCGGCCCGCTGCAGCCCTCCGGGCAGGACAACGTGCTGGCGCTGGCCGAGCACCGCGGCCGCACCGTGCTGGTGTGGATGTCCCACCACGGCCACCCCGAGGTCCTCGTGGACGGCCGCGGCGAGGTGCGGGGGGCGTCGGAGGCCGGGGGCACGCTGGCGGTGTCCTACACGACGGAGCAGTCCCCGGGCGTCGTCGGCCTCCAGCACCGGGGCACGGGGCTGACCGCGCTGTTCGACCCCAACGCCTCCTGGCGCGAGGAGCTGGCGCCCGTGGCCGGCCGGGAACGGGAGTACCCCGTGGACGGCGGCGCCGTGCACGGCTGGGTCTTCGTGCCGCCGGGCCCGGGCCCGCACCCGGTGCTGCTGACCGTCCACGGCGGCCCCTACGCGCAGTACACGTGGTCCTGGTTCGACGAGACGCAGGTGCTCGTGGCGGCCGGGTACGCCGTGGTCATGTGCAACCCCCGCGGCTCGAACGGCTACGGGGCGGCGCACGGGGCCGCGATCCGCGGCCGGCTGGGCACCGTGGACCGCGAGGACCTGCTGGGCTTCCTCGACGGCGCGCTGGCGGAGTTCGGCGCCGCCGGCACCGGCGAGCTGGACGGACAGCGGCTGGGCATCATGGGCGGGTCCTACGGGGGCTACATGAGCGCCTGGATCACCGCCCACGACCACCGCTTCACCGCGGCGATCGTCGAGCGCGGCTTCCTGGACCCGGACTCGGCCCTGGGCTCGAGCGACATCGGCTGGTTCTTCACGCCGCAGTACTTCGGCACCGACCCGGAGCAGGTGCGCGCGCAGAACCCGATGCGGCACGTGGACGGCGTGCGCACCCCCACCCTGGTCATCCACTCGGAACAGGACCTGCGCTGCCCGATCGAGCACGCCCAGCGGTACTACCAGGGGCTGTGGGCGCGCGGGGTGGAGGCCGAGCTGCTCGTCTTCCCGGGCGAGGACCACGAGCTGTCCCGTTCCGGGACCCCGTGGCACCGCCGGGCGCGCTTCGAGCACGTGCTGCGCTGGTGGGACCGGCACCTTCCGGTGGACCGGCGGCGCGGCTGA
- the tatC gene encoding twin-arginine translocase subunit TatC, producing the protein MPLKDHLRELRNRLIIAGVGLLLGTVAGFLVYQPFFSALIDPVHRLSQGGRIVTVSFSAVGQPFDIMLQVALFIGLVISSPVWLYQLWAFVVPGLRKQEKRYALGFIAAAVPLFVLGVALGWLVLPEAVQFFVGLSPEGTANVITADVYIPFVLRLFLAFGAALVLPVVLVGLNLLGVLPGRQIIRHWRITVFLIALVAALAAPGSDAMTMFYLAVPLVLLFGVAIVVCLLNDRRRARRRAREDRETEDYLGSGPTPLSEL; encoded by the coding sequence ATGCCCCTCAAGGACCACCTGCGGGAGCTGCGCAACCGGCTCATCATCGCCGGGGTCGGGCTCCTGCTCGGCACCGTCGCCGGCTTCCTCGTCTACCAGCCGTTCTTCTCCGCCCTCATCGACCCGGTCCACCGGCTCTCGCAGGGCGGGCGGATCGTCACCGTCTCCTTCAGCGCCGTCGGCCAGCCCTTCGACATCATGCTGCAGGTGGCCCTGTTCATCGGCCTGGTGATCTCCAGCCCCGTCTGGCTCTACCAGCTGTGGGCCTTCGTGGTGCCCGGCCTGAGGAAGCAGGAGAAGCGGTACGCGCTGGGCTTCATCGCCGCCGCCGTCCCGCTGTTCGTCCTCGGCGTGGCGCTCGGCTGGCTCGTGCTGCCGGAGGCCGTCCAGTTCTTCGTCGGGCTCTCCCCGGAGGGCACGGCCAACGTCATCACCGCGGACGTCTACATCCCCTTCGTGCTGCGCCTGTTCCTCGCCTTCGGGGCGGCGCTCGTGCTGCCGGTCGTGCTGGTGGGGCTCAACCTGCTCGGCGTGCTGCCGGGCCGGCAGATCATCCGCCACTGGCGCATCACGGTGTTCCTCATCGCCCTGGTCGCGGCCCTCGCCGCGCCGGGCTCCGACGCGATGACGATGTTCTACCTCGCCGTCCCGCTCGTGCTGCTGTTCGGCGTGGCGATCGTGGTCTGCCTGCTCAACGACCGGCGCCGCGCGCGGCGGCGGGCGCGCGAGGACCGCGAGACCGAGGACTACCTGGGCTCCGGGCCCACCCCGCTGTCCGAGCTCTGA
- a CDS encoding NfeD family protein, translated as MGAGRSRREATMLEWVGDNLWALWLALAVVFAVVEVFVLDLVFLMLAAGAAAALAAALAGGETWLQITLFSAVSLLMLAAVRPTALRHLRKGPPDQLTNVDTLPGRTAIVLEDTGATAGLAKVDGETWTARSATGAVIPAGAEAEVDRVEGATLVIHPRPVIDWESGAPGLPGGA; from the coding sequence ATGGGGGCAGGACGCAGCCGGCGGGAGGCCACGATGCTCGAGTGGGTGGGGGACAACCTCTGGGCCCTGTGGCTGGCCCTGGCCGTCGTCTTCGCGGTGGTCGAGGTCTTCGTCCTGGACCTCGTGTTCCTCATGCTCGCCGCCGGGGCGGCCGCCGCCCTCGCCGCCGCCCTCGCCGGCGGGGAGACCTGGCTGCAGATCACCCTGTTCTCCGCCGTCTCCCTGCTCATGCTCGCGGCCGTGCGCCCCACGGCCCTGCGGCACCTGCGGAAGGGACCACCGGACCAGCTGACCAACGTCGACACCCTGCCCGGCCGGACGGCGATCGTCCTCGAGGACACCGGCGCGACCGCCGGACTCGCCAAGGTGGACGGCGAGACGTGGACCGCCCGCTCGGCCACGGGGGCCGTGATCCCGGCCGGGGCCGAGGCGGAGGTCGACCGCGTGGAGGGGGCCACGCTCGTCATCCACCCGCGGCCGGTCATCGACTGGGAGTCCGGCGCCCCCGGACTGCCCGGCGGCGCCTGA
- a CDS encoding RNA helicase: MAPTADDTTGQPSPAERYAAARRRAAEARTELGRFTATLGFPLDPFQLEACRELEAGNGVLVAAPTGAGKTVVGEFAIHLALAAGQKAFYTTPIKALSNQKYQDLVATYGAERVGLLTGDTAVNSHAEVVVMTTEVLRNMLYADSDTLANLGYVVMDEVHYLADRFRGAVWEEVIIHLPEHVQLVSLSATVSNAEEFGAWLDTVRGSTAVVVSEHRPVPLWQYVMAGTQLYDLFATEVAFDEIGPDTPVRDPGEPEGPDGGPAPGSGQLVLNPELARLAEDQRRREERSDWGRPGRGPARGGRGGGPRGRGRGGPRSGGRGGRGAGAPAAGRREEATTTRYGGGGSGGPGPAGGRHEAPGVGAGRDLRVSRPGMVRSLEREGLLPCITFVFSRAGCDGAVEQCLWAGLDLTTPGEKQRIQAVVDEAAQSLPPEDLDVLGFWGWRDGLSRGFAAHHAGMLPPFKEVVEQLFGAGLVKVVFATETLALGVNMPARTVVIEKLEKFNGEAHVNITAGEYTQLTGRAGRRGIDVEGHAVVLWRPGLDPAAVAGLASRRTYPLNSSFRPTYNMSVNLIAQFGLERSRSILESSFAQFQADRSVVGLAREVRSREESLAGYERSMTCHLGDFTEYARLRKELSEAEKDSSKGRHRARQRAVRESLAGLQPGDVIEVRGPRRLGTAVVVFPAGNPANPRVGVITEQAQLRRISAEDVDEPVDPVAGARLPQNIQVKTPTQRKDIAAAMRAAVREHRPAPGGRTPAGFRFRDEGSAERVEELRRQLERHPCHGCKDREEHARWAERWWRLRREVDQLSARIAGRTNTIARAFDRLVGLLATYGYVDAAAAEAGAVSGTDAAPGVTPAGQTLRRIYGERDLLTSLLLEDGLARDLDPEELAGLAALLVYQAKGDESVGVPQMPSARLQHVLEQAAGHWYELQLAERAAQLEPTPEPDPGLVWPIHRWARGRNLRDALKGTDLAPGDFVRWARQVIDLLDQLSKVPGHPGLPRQCQRAVDLVRRGVVAYSSVDTLDG; encoded by the coding sequence ATGGCACCTACCGCGGACGACACCACCGGCCAGCCGAGCCCCGCGGAGCGCTACGCCGCCGCCCGGCGCCGCGCGGCCGAGGCGAGGACGGAGCTGGGGCGCTTCACCGCGACCCTCGGCTTCCCCCTGGACCCCTTCCAGCTCGAGGCGTGCCGCGAGCTGGAGGCCGGCAACGGCGTGCTCGTGGCCGCCCCCACCGGCGCGGGCAAGACCGTGGTGGGCGAGTTCGCCATCCACCTGGCCCTGGCGGCCGGTCAGAAGGCGTTCTACACGACCCCCATCAAGGCCCTGAGCAACCAGAAGTACCAGGACCTCGTGGCCACCTACGGCGCGGAGCGGGTGGGGCTGCTCACCGGGGACACGGCCGTCAACTCCCATGCCGAGGTCGTCGTGATGACCACCGAGGTGCTGCGCAACATGCTCTACGCCGACTCGGACACGCTCGCGAACCTCGGCTACGTGGTGATGGACGAGGTGCACTACCTCGCCGACCGCTTTCGCGGCGCCGTGTGGGAGGAGGTCATCATCCACCTGCCCGAGCACGTGCAGCTGGTCTCCCTCTCGGCCACCGTGTCCAACGCCGAGGAGTTCGGCGCCTGGCTGGACACGGTGCGCGGGTCCACCGCCGTGGTGGTCTCCGAGCACCGGCCCGTGCCCCTGTGGCAGTACGTGATGGCCGGGACGCAGCTGTACGACCTGTTCGCCACGGAGGTGGCCTTCGACGAGATCGGCCCGGACACCCCCGTGCGGGACCCCGGGGAGCCGGAGGGGCCCGACGGCGGCCCCGCGCCCGGGTCCGGCCAGCTCGTGCTCAACCCCGAGCTCGCCCGGCTCGCCGAGGACCAGCGCCGCCGCGAGGAGCGCAGCGACTGGGGCCGACCGGGCCGCGGCCCGGCCCGCGGCGGGCGCGGCGGCGGGCCCCGGGGCCGGGGCCGCGGTGGCCCCCGCTCGGGTGGCCGGGGCGGGCGTGGCGCCGGCGCCCCGGCCGCGGGGCGCCGGGAGGAGGCGACCACCACCCGGTACGGCGGCGGCGGTTCCGGCGGTCCCGGACCGGCCGGGGGCCGGCACGAGGCACCGGGCGTGGGCGCGGGGCGGGACCTGCGCGTCTCGCGCCCGGGCATGGTCAGGTCGCTGGAGCGCGAGGGCCTGCTGCCGTGCATCACCTTCGTGTTCTCCCGGGCCGGCTGCGACGGCGCGGTCGAGCAGTGCCTGTGGGCCGGGCTCGACCTCACCACGCCGGGGGAGAAGCAGCGCATCCAGGCCGTGGTGGACGAGGCCGCGCAGTCCCTGCCGCCCGAGGACCTGGACGTGCTGGGGTTCTGGGGCTGGCGGGACGGGCTGTCCCGCGGCTTCGCCGCGCACCACGCCGGGATGCTGCCGCCGTTCAAGGAGGTCGTGGAACAGCTCTTCGGCGCCGGCCTCGTCAAGGTCGTGTTCGCCACCGAGACCCTGGCGCTCGGGGTGAACATGCCCGCGCGCACCGTGGTCATCGAGAAGCTCGAGAAGTTCAACGGCGAGGCGCACGTGAACATCACGGCGGGGGAGTACACCCAGCTCACGGGCCGCGCCGGCCGGCGCGGCATCGACGTTGAGGGACACGCCGTGGTCCTGTGGCGCCCGGGGCTGGACCCGGCCGCCGTCGCCGGCCTGGCCTCGCGCCGCACCTACCCGCTCAACTCCTCCTTCCGGCCGACGTACAACATGTCCGTCAACCTCATCGCGCAGTTCGGGCTCGAGCGGTCCCGGTCCATCCTCGAGTCCTCCTTCGCGCAGTTCCAGGCCGACCGCTCGGTCGTGGGCCTCGCCCGCGAGGTGCGCAGCCGCGAGGAGTCCCTCGCCGGCTACGAGCGGTCGATGACGTGCCACCTCGGGGACTTCACGGAATACGCGCGGCTGCGCAAGGAGCTCTCCGAGGCGGAGAAGGACTCCTCGAAAGGACGCCACCGCGCCCGGCAGCGCGCGGTGCGCGAGTCGCTCGCGGGCCTGCAGCCCGGGGACGTCATCGAGGTGCGCGGACCGCGCCGGCTGGGCACCGCCGTCGTGGTGTTCCCGGCCGGCAACCCCGCCAATCCCCGCGTGGGCGTGATCACCGAGCAGGCCCAGCTGCGCCGGATCAGCGCGGAGGACGTGGACGAGCCCGTGGACCCGGTGGCCGGGGCCCGGTTGCCCCAGAACATCCAGGTCAAGACGCCCACGCAGCGCAAGGACATCGCCGCCGCCATGCGCGCGGCGGTGCGGGAGCACCGGCCGGCCCCCGGGGGGCGCACGCCGGCGGGGTTCCGGTTCCGGGACGAGGGCTCCGCCGAGCGGGTGGAGGAGCTGCGCCGGCAGCTGGAGCGCCACCCCTGCCACGGGTGCAAGGACCGCGAGGAGCACGCCCGCTGGGCGGAGCGGTGGTGGCGGCTGCGCCGGGAGGTGGACCAGCTCTCGGCTCGCATCGCCGGGCGGACGAACACCATCGCCCGCGCCTTCGACCGCCTCGTCGGGCTGCTGGCCACGTACGGCTACGTGGACGCCGCCGCGGCGGAGGCCGGCGCGGTGTCCGGGACGGACGCGGCACCGGGCGTGACGCCCGCGGGGCAGACCCTGCGGCGCATCTACGGCGAGCGGGACCTGCTGACCTCGCTGCTGCTGGAGGACGGGCTCGCGCGCGACTTGGACCCGGAGGAGCTCGCGGGCCTGGCCGCCCTGCTCGTCTACCAGGCGAAGGGGGACGAGTCCGTCGGCGTGCCGCAGATGCCCAGCGCCCGGCTGCAGCACGTGCTGGAGCAGGCCGCCGGGCACTGGTACGAGCTGCAGCTGGCCGAGCGCGCAGCCCAGCTCGAGCCGACCCCCGAGCCCGATCCGGGCCTCGTCTGGCCGATCCACCGCTGGGCGCGGGGCCGGAACCTGCGGGACGCGCTCAAGGGCACCGACCTGGCCCCCGGGGACTTCGTGCGCTGGGCCCGGCAGGTCATCGACCTGCTCGACCAGCTCTCCAAGGTCCCGGGGCACCCCGGGCTGCCGCGGCAGTGCCAGCGTGCCGTGGATCTCGTCCGGCGCGGCGTGGTGGCGTACTCCAGTGTGGATACGCTGGACGGATGA
- a CDS encoding amidohydrolase family protein, giving the protein MSTLYVNGTLHSTADPYATAMLVDGGSIAWVGADDTAAQMLSRSGAGWEVVDLDGALVAPAFVDSLAPGAGPGAPAAHGVFLSATVGGPGPDDALAGAHRAGDRTVCYPAVGPDRVPSSAEEAAAAVVPSPRDAGGAGPMAGLAAVVGPEGLDAARTTGFLAAATAAGVQAYLLPRDGDALAAVVSALKAAEEAQGPAATGRARHRVAWNGPVDPEAVAVLARTSASVTVAPAPGGRVASPVASLLAAGVPVALGSGTGADGADPWAGIRACLEHEDPAQRISARAGFAAATRAGLRALPAAAAGAHAAAGRLAPSAPATFALWATEALSVQAPDGRVAAWSTDARAGTPLLPVLEEGTAAPRCLATVVDGEVLYRSADAPLERP; this is encoded by the coding sequence ATGAGCACCCTCTACGTCAACGGCACCCTCCACTCCACGGCCGATCCCTACGCCACGGCGATGCTCGTGGACGGCGGGTCGATCGCCTGGGTGGGGGCCGATGACACGGCCGCGCAGATGCTTTCCCGCTCCGGGGCGGGCTGGGAGGTCGTGGACCTCGACGGCGCCCTCGTGGCCCCGGCCTTCGTGGACTCCCTGGCCCCGGGCGCCGGCCCGGGCGCCCCCGCGGCCCATGGCGTGTTCCTGTCCGCCACCGTCGGCGGCCCCGGTCCGGACGACGCGCTGGCCGGTGCGCACCGCGCGGGCGACCGCACGGTGTGCTACCCGGCCGTGGGACCGGACCGCGTGCCGTCCTCGGCCGAGGAGGCGGCCGCCGCCGTCGTGCCGTCCCCGCGGGACGCCGGGGGAGCCGGGCCGATGGCCGGCCTGGCCGCCGTCGTGGGGCCGGAGGGGCTGGACGCGGCGCGGACCACCGGCTTCCTCGCCGCCGCCACCGCGGCGGGAGTCCAGGCCTACCTGCTCCCGCGGGACGGCGACGCCCTCGCCGCCGTCGTCTCCGCCCTGAAGGCCGCCGAGGAGGCGCAGGGCCCTGCCGCGACCGGCCGGGCCCGCCACCGCGTGGCGTGGAACGGCCCGGTGGACCCGGAGGCCGTGGCGGTGCTCGCCCGCACCAGCGCCTCCGTCACGGTGGCCCCCGCTCCCGGCGGGCGCGTTGCGTCCCCCGTGGCCTCCCTGCTCGCGGCGGGCGTGCCGGTGGCGCTGGGCAGCGGCACCGGCGCCGACGGGGCGGACCCGTGGGCGGGCATCCGCGCCTGCCTCGAGCACGAGGACCCCGCCCAGCGGATCTCCGCGCGGGCCGGCTTCGCCGCGGCCACGCGCGCCGGGCTGCGCGCCCTGCCCGCGGCCGCCGCGGGCGCCCACGCCGCGGCCGGCCGCCTCGCGCCCTCGGCCCCGGCCACCTTCGCGCTGTGGGCCACCGAGGCCCTCAGCGTGCAGGCCCCGGACGGCCGCGTGGCCGCCTGGAGCACCGACGCCCGGGCCGGCACGCCCCTCCTGCCCGTGCTCGAGGAGGGCACCGCCGCCCCGCGTTGCCTGGCCACCGTGGTGGACGGCGAGGTGCTGTACCGCTCCGCCGACGCCCCGCTGGAGCGCCCCTGA
- the tatA gene encoding Sec-independent protein translocase subunit TatA, producing the protein MFAGLQGWQLVIIIALVVLLFAAPKLPAMARNLGQSMRIFKSEVKQMKDEGANAQGTPRDGSGAVEGRVVDDAADTPRKGRTTGTTDQQ; encoded by the coding sequence ATGTTCGCCGGACTCCAGGGATGGCAGCTCGTCATCATCATCGCCCTCGTGGTGCTGCTCTTCGCCGCCCCGAAGCTGCCCGCCATGGCGCGCAACCTCGGCCAGTCGATGCGCATCTTCAAGTCCGAGGTCAAGCAGATGAAGGACGAGGGCGCCAACGCCCAGGGCACCCCCCGCGACGGCTCCGGGGCCGTCGAGGGCCGCGTCGTCGACGACGCGGCCGACACCCCGCGCAAGGGCCGGACGACCGGCACCACCGACCAGCAGTAG
- a CDS encoding SPFH domain-containing protein, with translation METIIVLAVVAVLVAIVLIRAVRIVPQARAGIVERLGKYQRTQGAGLTLMVPFIDRMRPLMDMREQVVSFPPQPVITEDNLVVSIDTVVYFQVTDAKAATYEINNYIHAVEQLTTTTLRNVVGGMNLEAALTSRDSINNQLRGVLDEATGKWGLRVSRVELKAIDPPHSIQDSMEKQMRAERDRRAAILTAEGTKQAEILTAEGERQAAILAAEGDAQARILRANAEAEAIHVVFEAIHEGRPDPELLAYQYLQVLPRIAEGEANKLWVIPAEFTEALGRMGAAFAGPSGGPGAGADDGGRDRGGTDPAGPGRPRPERDPLPTTAAALGESGRGVPLADTPLEEALAPPPLPGEEPSETAERALRAATEPAADPAPGAAGGNKDAP, from the coding sequence GTGGAAACCATCATCGTGCTCGCCGTGGTCGCCGTCCTGGTGGCCATCGTGCTCATCCGGGCCGTCCGGATCGTCCCCCAGGCGCGGGCCGGCATCGTGGAGCGGCTCGGCAAGTACCAGCGCACCCAGGGGGCCGGGCTCACGCTCATGGTGCCGTTCATCGACCGGATGCGCCCGCTCATGGACATGCGCGAGCAGGTCGTGTCCTTCCCGCCGCAGCCGGTCATCACGGAGGACAACCTCGTGGTGTCCATCGACACGGTGGTCTACTTCCAGGTCACCGACGCGAAGGCCGCGACCTACGAGATCAACAACTACATCCACGCCGTGGAGCAGCTCACCACCACCACCCTGCGCAACGTGGTGGGCGGCATGAACCTCGAGGCGGCCCTGACCAGCCGCGACTCGATCAACAACCAGCTGCGCGGCGTCCTGGACGAGGCCACCGGCAAGTGGGGGCTGCGGGTCTCCCGCGTGGAGCTCAAGGCGATCGACCCGCCCCACTCGATCCAGGACTCGATGGAGAAGCAGATGCGCGCCGAGCGCGACCGCCGCGCTGCCATCCTCACCGCCGAGGGCACCAAGCAGGCCGAGATCCTCACGGCCGAGGGCGAGCGGCAGGCGGCGATCCTCGCGGCGGAGGGTGACGCGCAGGCGCGGATCCTGCGCGCCAACGCCGAGGCGGAGGCGATCCACGTGGTGTTCGAAGCCATCCACGAGGGACGCCCGGACCCGGAGCTGCTCGCCTACCAGTACCTGCAGGTGCTCCCGAGGATCGCCGAGGGCGAGGCGAACAAGCTGTGGGTGATCCCCGCGGAGTTCACGGAGGCGCTGGGACGGATGGGCGCGGCCTTCGCCGGGCCGTCCGGGGGTCCCGGCGCGGGGGCGGACGACGGCGGCCGGGACCGCGGAGGCACGGACCCCGCCGGCCCGGGCCGGCCGCGACCGGAGCGCGATCCCCTGCCCACGACCGCCGCCGCGCTGGGCGAGTCCGGCCGGGGCGTTCCCCTGGCCGACACCCCCCTCGAGGAGGCCCTCGCGCCGCCTCCCCTGCCCGGCGAGGAGCCGTCCGAGACCGCCGAGCGGGCCCTGAGGGCCGCCACGGAGCCGGCCGCGGACCCGGCCCCCGGCGCGGCCGGCGGGAACAAAGACGCTCCCTGA